In the genome of Falsirhodobacter halotolerans, the window GGCCTCGGCCCCGGCGGGCAACATGCGCCCCAGATGCACCCGCCCGGTCGCGGCAAACCGCGACGTCAGCGTGTCGCGCAGCTGGCGGCTGATCACGTGATGCGCGTGGATATAGTTCGACCAGACCCCGGCCATCCGCACATATCCGCCATCGGCATATTCCACCACATGCGTGGAATCGATGATGCGCACCCAGGGCGTCATCGCCCGCAACTGCGCCGCACAGGCATAGAGCGCCGAACAATGATGGATATGGACGATGCGGATGTTCTCCTCCCGCACCAGCGCCTCGACGAAGATCGGCCATTCGGCGGCGGGCAGGTAACGATCCAACCGGATGAACTCCACCCCCTCGGCCAGTTTGGGGGCCAGTCGTTGCAGGGCGGGCACGTCGCACACGACGAAGACGCGCAACCCCATCTGCCGCGCCCAGGCAACACAGTCCAGCGCCAGCTTCTCCGCTCCGCCGGTTTCCAGCCAGTGCATCCCGATCAGAATGGCGGGCGCACGGTCCGCCGCCGGTTCCGCCGCATGGGGAAAGATGGGCGACAGCCCCCCGAACGGCAGGCTGCGCCACGGATGGCGCGCGCCCCGCGCCTGCACCATCCGCTCGCGGGCATAGCGCAGGCGTTCATAGGCCATGGGCGCGCGGTCCACCAAGGTGCGCAGCACGCGGGAACGGGGCAGCCACGGCGCCTCGCCTCCCGCCAGTTCGCCGGGGTTGGGCGGCCGCGGGATCGTGACATGGGCCGTGACACGGGGGGCGGGCGCGTCGGTCGGGCCCACCTCGATCACGCCCAGACATTCGGCGCGAATGTGGTCGGGTTCCAGCGTGTGATGACCCGCCACGATCTTGGCGGGCTTGCCCACCGCATCATCTCCCCGGGTCAGGACCAGCCGCACGCGGTATCCCGGAAACCGGCGCAGATAGATGGCGATGACCTTCTCCGCCTCGGCCCGGTAGTAGGCGTCCGTCCCATCCCCCGTGTCGTAGCGCGAGGCGGGGATGGCGGTGGCGTCGGCGATGTCGGACATGGGGACTTATGGTTCCATCAGAGGCAGGATCGGCAAAATCTCTAACGAATCGCGGCGAATTCGCAACCCTCCGGCGCAGGATCACGCCAGGATGCGCGGATCGGCCCCCAGATCCAGTCCGGGGAAGATCGCCCCCTCCACCGCCGCGCGGTCCAACCCAAACAGCCCGCGCATCGCCCACCCGGCATAGGCGCGGACATCCGCCGTGGGCATCAGGTCACGGCCGGCATAAAGATCGCCGTCGCCCAGGCCCGGCCATTGGCCGAACACCTGCCCGCCGCGCACCGCGCCGCCCGCCAGGATCATCGCGCCCCC includes:
- a CDS encoding glycosyltransferase produces the protein MSDIADATAIPASRYDTGDGTDAYYRAEAEKVIAIYLRRFPGYRVRLVLTRGDDAVGKPAKIVAGHHTLEPDHIRAECLGVIEVGPTDAPAPRVTAHVTIPRPPNPGELAGGEAPWLPRSRVLRTLVDRAPMAYERLRYARERMVQARGARHPWRSLPFGGLSPIFPHAAEPAADRAPAILIGMHWLETGGAEKLALDCVAWARQMGLRVFVVCDVPALQRLAPKLAEGVEFIRLDRYLPAAEWPIFVEALVREENIRIVHIHHCSALYACAAQLRAMTPWVRIIDSTHVVEYADGGYVRMAGVWSNYIHAHHVISRQLRDTLTSRFAATGRVHLGRMLPAGAEALPPARLQGKAKTMSIAFVGRLYYQKRPLTVVLTMKALADWAKGAGVDLTFDFVGEGPFAPAVIQMLGRLGLRDRVRMHPAGTDVPALLARTDILLLPSSNEGLALVCYEAVEKGAIPISTDVGAQGELIPPALLVPRDPAKARRATVAAVRRLWGDDAFRMAQVAALHANYAAIAADPRAEDVIKALYADALEGTA